In Oncorhynchus gorbuscha isolate QuinsamMale2020 ecotype Even-year linkage group LG03, OgorEven_v1.0, whole genome shotgun sequence, the DNA window agggcaatggtgacatcattgaggacctttaaggttgcagtgacacatccataacctgaacGGAAactaggcctataacagttaggatcagcttgatctccccctttaaataaagaaCGAACTGTGGCTGcattccaagcaatgggaacctccatagaaaggagagacaggttaaaaaggtcagagatagacTTGGCGATGacaggggcagcaaccttaaagaaaaAAGGGtataaaccatctgacccagatagttttttggggtcaagtttcaggagctcctCTAGCACCTCAGACttagtgactgcctgcagggagaaactttgtatcAAGGCAGGGGTAAAAGAGGAAGAAGCATTggggatagtcgcattagaaggggtggaaGATGAGAAAATGTTGGATGGGCAAGGAGTCAAATAGAAATCCTGACTTGATGAAGTGGTCATTAAACCACAACCACATCAataacaaccacaacatcaaCTTTAAgagacatgggcagctgtgaggagggtttattctccaggtctttaaccgttttccagaacatctcagggttagacccacagagagagaactgctccttaaagtaactcactttggccttccggatagcctatGTCCACTTCAAGGACAGATGTTCCTTAATACTACGCCTCTCTTTTGTTTGGATCTCACACATTGAGGGTTTGGGTCGAGTAAATCATAGTTTTACACTACGAGAGCCATTGCCGATATAAACAACGGCCTTAGTATAAATGTTAATAAAAGATTTACTGTTTTCAGCCCTCTTGCCAAACTGGCGCTGCAATTCAAACCACACGTCGCTGAAAATGCTGACCAGTATACCGATACATCTGTAGAACACCAGCCCACTGTTTTAGTCCTGCTACTTATCAGATTAAACAGATTTTTCAGAGTTGATATGACCTGTGGTGTCATTAGCAACTTTTTAGATACttgaaaaaacaaaaataaatgtacacagaCAGTGTGAACCATGTACGCGTTTTTGCCCTTAATGTTTATTGTTCACATGACCTCAACTTCTTTTTACTTGTTCACATACAGTGTGGGTTGCCAGTAATCTACATAATAATGGGATGTTGCTAGACAGTATAACAGAGAAGCTATTGAACATGGCCTATACATCTTTCCTAGGGTGAAAGGGACATTGTATTACAGCTTCTGCACTGTCCAACTTCCCTCAGTTACCTGCACTAGTGAGTTACTCATCGTGCTGTCAACTGATTCACAGGTTGTGATTCTGCTGTACCTGGCTGACCTGATGGTGCGCTGGATGTGGCGGAGGGGGCTGGACCCGGATAACTACTCTATCCCGTACCTCACGGCTCTGGGGGATCTGTTGGGGACCGGCTTCCTGGCCCTGAGCTTCAGGGCCATTCAATCTATACCAGCCCACCATGTCTAGTGCAACTGAAATTAAGATATAACAACGTGGCCTACACACTGTAGTTTCACAGGCCTCCGACAACTACCAAGCTTGACTTCACATAGAAGCCCTGTTTATGCCTGCCATTAACATGCGTCCTTCGTCCTGATCTTGTCCATTTACATTTAAGATCTGATCACCATGCGTCTTTTAAAAGTCtacacaatcagaatgtggaaaAGATCAGGGAAAAGGCGTCATGTTAGAACCAGGTGTCAACAGGGCTTAAGAAATTAATGCTGCTAAGGGAATACCTATATACTGTAGCTCGACAGTTTTTCAGCGCCCAGTTACCACATAGAAGCTGTTGAGATGTGAACGCTTTAAACGCTTTAATGGTCAAATGGTAAATGCACTGTTCTAAAGCAATAATATTGTCTGCGCGTGTTTGTTTGCTGACTGTCTATACATGTATCCTCATGCTCAAAAATGGTTCACTTGTGAGTTTAGTCACAATAAATGTACTAATGCACTCATAAACACACTATAAACCAATAGAGGACATGGGATTAATCCATGTGTCACAATGTCAATGATCGACCACTGCTATTTTCATTTGTGCCTCCAAACCATTACTGTACAAACTACGGGAGTCATGTGGGGCCTTTTAAGTCAATTAATATATACTTTAAAAAACAGCATATTTGATGCGCTGCAATGACACAAACAATATAACTTTCACCAAAGATTTCAACAGTTAGAATCATGTTTTCAATTGTACAGGACACATGTTGACTTAGTATGTATGTTACTGTGTTAACAATAGTCAGATTGTACCTAGAGAGCACTTGCTCACTTGCTCTTATTTTAGTAACCCAATTTGTATCAATGTGTTCCATTGTTGGAGTAAAACCATTCACATACAATGCCTGTCTTCCATTTTATGACCCCACATATCTTACAGTAGAATCAATGCATGTCATGTGATTTTACAAAACAGATCAATAAAATGTGACCTCACCACCAGCAACATTCAAACACGTCCTTGTGACAACCCTGCATTTCAACACCACGGTACCCAGGCCGATCTTCTgctacggggggggggggcataaatACCTGTGCTGATCACCCCAACAGTTATTTCTCACATACACACGGTAAAACATGACCAAAACCACAGATTTCATAAAGCGATGCCCGTGCTGTAGGGATAGAACCGTGTCGGGGTCAAGGTTCGTGTCTCTTGGCTGTGGAGCACATACTGTAGAAGTGCCGTGTTGACATTGTGTCAGAGAACATGGCAGGTATCCAGATTAAGTGAAGCCTATGACAAATGGCTAGACCtttacttaaagggatagtttggaAAAAAATGACATGTTACGATAGTTATTTATTTACATTGAAAGCGGTTTGTGGACAAGGAGTGACAGCATTACACACTTTTGGTTTTGTTAAACTAGCCACTGCCAACAAATGTAATTTCACTGAACTATCAAAGTAAGCCCCATGTTGCAGACTTGTCTTAGGTAGACTTTATCAAACAGGTGTCCAAGCCTCCAGAAGGGTCACTGTTGGTACTAGCATAATGTGAAGAGTATTGACATCAAGACTGATAAAACTATTGCCTATATAATTGGACACAACTCTGTTTTGAATGCAGTGAAAGGGCTCTCTTCTCATACCTTTGTTCACAGGACCTATAAAACTGCATGATTTGACCTCAATATTTCAAACATACACAGTAAATTCAACATATTGCACAGATGGATTCTTACCCTTTGTGTTGACTGCTACGCCAGCattccagacacagacacacacaaactgctTAGATGTGTTTATTTGACTGATGTTATGGTAGTTATTCCTAATGTCTAAATGTGTGCTCTATCTGCAGTTTGTTGACACTGGGACACAAATATCACAATAAATAAACCGTCCAATGAGAGTCAACTCTCTACAgtataaggaaaacactgatgtCACATTTCCAGAGGATGTCATGCACCTTTAAGTCATAAGACCCACTCAAAGGCACTGATAGAGATACTTTCAGCACCCCTATTACTTCAGATAGTTTGCGTTCCTTTTAGTCTTACTGTAGAATGGTGGTGACAAAATAAACTTTGAAAGAAAAAATTATAATTGAAACCAAAGTTTGTTGGTGGTGTCAAAGTTTGGTCATTTTGAGTTAATGTGCACTTGAGGTGCATTTTACACATACAGAGGCAATTATTTAATCTCCATTGGCTCATTGCTAACAGTACAACATCTTCATCTTAAGTGTCCATTCCCCGTTGTCTCATCTTAAAGCCACTCTCACTTTTGATATGAAAGATATCTTTAGTTCCTTAGATTTCACCAGGTTAGTCCTCTCCGTAAAACATACCTGTGCTTTGAAGAGTTCCAGTACCCATGTTAAAAGTGTCTGTACCACTTCTTTTGAACCCTCTGTCAGAGGTTATACATAATGTTGTTATAAGCAACAGCTGTTAAAAGCCGCCAGAATAGCTGACATCAGCTATACATCACAAGTAATAAGCTAGTGGGGCCGGGCACAATGTCACGCTTCCAACTACTACGTTCCAACTACTACGTTCCAACTACTACGTTCCAACTACGTAGTGCTTATGATAGATGGTTCAAACTAAGGCTCCCCCTAAGAAGCGTAACGTCATCAAAATTTCAGGTACTCCGGCGTGGTGTAGTTGAACAGCAGGAAGTCCATGTGGTAGAGGTTATACAGCTTCTTCTGATAGAAGGGTCTGATGTTGTTGAAGAACTGAGCGGCCATGTCTCCCGTAGTCCTGGTGTTCTTGGCCGAGGCAGGGAAAGTCACCTGGCCCTCCACCCCAGCCAGCTGCAGCACGTAGCGGGAGTCCTGCTCCAGCGTCTCGTACTTGCCCACCACGTCGTAGTGGATGAGGCAGGGGTGGCACAGCGAGTGCACACGCTCCCAGTGCTCATTGAAGGGCTCCTCGCGCTGTGTGGCCGGGTCCACCAGGTAGTACACAAACTCCTCGAAGGAGACGTCGTCTCCCCGCTCCAGTGCTTCGGCCTGGGGGTTGGGCCGGTGCCGGCGGATGATCTTGGTGCCGTAGCGCTTGTGGAAGGCTGTGTTGTAGCTGCGTGTGAACTTGTTGCGGTAAGCTGAAACGAGCCGCTCAAAGGGCTCACGCACGAACACAAACTTCAGGTAGGAGCGCAGCCGCTGGTTGATCTGAGAGGTGGAATACTCAGAGAGGGTGCGCAGGTTGCCAGGCACGTGGGCCTCGTTGGCGGGGATGGCGAGGGGGTCGCGGTGGGGGCCAGCGGCTCCTGTCAGGACCATTAGGACACGCTTCCAGTTGGTGCAGGCCACCTTGGGCACGTAGCAGTAGAGCAGGCCATGCTGGTCATCCACAATGACGTGCTTGAGGTCCTCGGGGACGAGCACGCGACGCTTGCGCGTGTATGAGCGGCAGGCGTCCTCCAGCAGCTCCCGCCGACCCTGGTGGGTCACCTGCACCGTCGACTGCTCCAgctgtaagagaggagaggattccAGACACTGACACAAATGGTAGATGGCTCAGTGTGGTTTAACAGTTAATTGAGCTTGAGGAGAGTAGGAAATGAGATGGCAAGTGGTTATTGCTCGGGGATACATTTTTATACCCATGTCACTGAAGACATTGACATATTTTAACATGTTTTAACAAGTTTCAACATTGTACCTCATTAGATAGGAAACTGATCTGGAGAACACCAAAAATATGTCATGTCAGGAGGCTGAGCACAAGCGCTGAACAATCTATAAAGGGTTTTGTCTCCAGAACTAAAATGTTTTGTCTCCAGAACTAAAGTGTTTTGGCTCCAGAACTAAATGAGTTTGGCTCAGGAACTAAATAGTGTTGGCTCCAGAACTAAAAAAGTTTGGCTCAGGAACTAATGGAGTTTGGCTCAGTAACTAAATGGTGTTGGCTCCAGAACTAAAAGAGTGTTGGCTCCAGAACTAATCCCTATGGCActtcatgtacagtgcattcggaaagtattcagaccccttgacttttccacattttgttacgttacagccttattcggaAATTAATTAAATAGTTgttttcctcgtcaatctacacacaataccccataatgacaaagcaaaataaggtttttagaaaatgttgttaatgtataattttttaaaactgaaatattacatttgcataagtactcagaccctttactcagtactttgttgaagcacctttggcagcgattacagccttgagtcttcttgggtatgacactataagcttggcacacctgtatttggagagtttctccaattcttctctgcagatcctctcaagctctgtcaggttggatggggagctttgctgcTATTTTCAGTTCACTCCAGATATATtcaattccgggctctggctggtgcactcaaggacattcagagacttgtcccgaagccactcctgcgttatcttggctgtgtgcttagggtcatcaaatcaaatcaaattttatttgtcacgtacacatggttagcagatgttaatgcgagtgtagcaaaatgcttgtgcttctagttccgacaatgcagtgataaccaacaagtaatctaactaacaattccaaaactactgtcttatacacagtgtaaggggataaagaatatgtacataaggatatatgaatgagtgatggtacagagcagcatacagtagatggtatcgagtacagtatatacatatgagatgagtatgtagacaaagtaaacaaagtggcatagttaaa includes these proteins:
- the LOC124026978 gene encoding carbohydrate sulfotransferase 11-like isoform X1, coding for MRKPKVNRMVLAMCLGCFIMVIFYFQSNLKPASAQGRGRSSGQGKSWRSPLQMLYDSDQLEQSTVQVTHQGRRELLEDACRSYTRKRRVLVPEDLKHVIVDDQHGLLYCYVPKVACTNWKRVLMVLTGAAGPHRDPLAIPANEAHVPGNLRTLSEYSTSQINQRLRSYLKFVFVREPFERLVSAYRNKFTRSYNTAFHKRYGTKIIRRHRPNPQAEALERGDDVSFEEFVYYLVDPATQREEPFNEHWERVHSLCHPCLIHYDVVGKYETLEQDSRYVLQLAGVEGQVTFPASAKNTRTTGDMAAQFFNNIRPFYQKKLYNLYHMDFLLFNYTTPEYLKF
- the LOC124026978 gene encoding carbohydrate sulfotransferase 11-like isoform X2, translating into MLYDSDQLEQSTVQVTHQGRRELLEDACRSYTRKRRVLVPEDLKHVIVDDQHGLLYCYVPKVACTNWKRVLMVLTGAAGPHRDPLAIPANEAHVPGNLRTLSEYSTSQINQRLRSYLKFVFVREPFERLVSAYRNKFTRSYNTAFHKRYGTKIIRRHRPNPQAEALERGDDVSFEEFVYYLVDPATQREEPFNEHWERVHSLCHPCLIHYDVVGKYETLEQDSRYVLQLAGVEGQVTFPASAKNTRTTGDMAAQFFNNIRPFYQKKLYNLYHMDFLLFNYTTPEYLKF